CTGATGAAATCGATGTTAAAGAACCTTTAGATAGCTACGGGTTGGATTCAGTCCAGGCTATGATGCTGGCAAATAAAGCAGAGAAATTTTTGGGATTTAAGCTGTCTCCTCTGCTGATGTGGCATTACCCGACTATTGCATCACTATCCAAGCGTTTAGTGGAAGATTTGGAAGATTCCGAGTCAGATATATTTCAGATTTAATTACTGACATTTTGGACTATTCTCAATAATCTTCAACTGGGAACTTTCCAGAAAGTAAAAATAAGGGTGTGAGCGAATGTAAACATTCGCCACCCTAATTTACTAAAATTTTGCAACAATTGGGGCATTTTGAAACTATGAAAGCATCAGAAATTGTGACAACCCTCACTCAAAAAGGTGTCTATATTTGGGTTGATAATGGCAACCTCAAGATTCGTTCTCCTAAGGGTGTAATTACCCCAGAAATTCAAGCAAATCTCATGGCTTATAAAACAGAGATTCTGGCTTTTATCCGCGAAATAGATATAACTCCAAATTCTGAAGTTATGCCTCTAATGCAGGGGTTAAACTTACAGACTATTGGACGTTTAATTGGGGGATTTGTGGGAAAAACTACTGGGGAATATAAGCCACCAATTATTGACCCTAAAAAGATGGCTCAACAGTTAATGGTTACCTTTAAACCTCTGCCTAAGAATTATAAAAATGCAGAAATTTTGCAATTCCGCCAAGAATTAGAAAATTATCTCAGGCAATATGGTGTCAAAATTATTCCTTGGGAGCAAGCCATTACCGAGTTTAGTTATGATATATTACTGCCGATAATTAACCAGAAGAAAACCTTT
This window of the Nodularia sp. LEGE 06071 genome carries:
- a CDS encoding phosphopantetheine-binding protein, which gives rise to MIQLQPNPNAIQSYTVEEIETWLVSQIAEQLNIQTDEIDVKEPLDSYGLDSVQAMMLANKAEKFLGFKLSPLLMWHYPTIASLSKRLVEDLEDSESDIFQI